In one Sulfuricella sp. genomic region, the following are encoded:
- a CDS encoding metalloregulator ArsR/SmtB family transcription factor — MTQPLSPKKRLFEQFARVAKSLASANRLELLEALAQGERGVDALSQASGMSIANTSHHLQILREGGLVQSRKEGLQVIYRLTGDDVLHLISAMHQVAEAHLAEVDRIVRDNFESKDNLTPLRREELLEQVRAGGAMVIDVRPPSEYAAGHIEGAVNIPLDSLADRLDQLPRDQEIVAYCRGPYCMLAFDAVARLREEGFRARRLEDGFPEWKAEQRPIGGK; from the coding sequence ATGACCCAACCCCTCTCCCCCAAGAAGCGCCTGTTCGAGCAATTCGCCCGCGTGGCAAAATCCCTCGCCAGCGCCAACCGTCTGGAGCTGCTGGAAGCCCTCGCCCAGGGCGAACGCGGCGTGGACGCGTTGTCACAGGCCAGCGGTATGTCAATCGCCAACACCTCCCACCACCTGCAGATCCTGCGCGAGGGCGGCCTGGTGCAGTCGCGCAAGGAGGGGCTACAGGTCATCTACCGCCTCACGGGCGACGATGTCCTCCATCTCATCAGCGCCATGCACCAGGTGGCGGAAGCACATCTGGCCGAAGTGGACCGCATCGTGCGCGACAACTTCGAGAGCAAGGACAATCTCACCCCGCTACGGCGCGAGGAGTTGCTGGAGCAGGTGCGCGCCGGCGGCGCCATGGTGATCGACGTGCGCCCCCCGTCCGAATATGCCGCCGGCCACATCGAAGGCGCGGTCAACATCCCCCTCGACTCCCTCGCCGATCGGCTCGACCAGTTGCCGCGCGACCAGGAGATCGTCGCCTACTGCCGCGGCCCCTACTGCATGCTGGCCTTCGACGCCGTGGCCCGGCTGCGCGAGGAAGGCTTCCGCGCCCGCCGCCTGGAAGATGGCTTCCCCGAATGGAAAGCCGAGCAACGCCCCATCGGCGGAAAATAA
- the rlmJ gene encoding 23S rRNA (adenine(2030)-N(6))-methyltransferase RlmJ: MLSYRHAFHAGNHADVLKHLLQIELSRYLGQKDKPFWIIDTHAGAGLYSLDSDHAAKLKEFETGIGRLWGRQDLPPALAGYVDLVRAINPDGMLRFYPGSPWLALQTLRPQDRLRLFELHSSDSRILQENFSTQAKRVSITAANGFDALKALLPPPPRRALVLIDPSYETRDDYPNVIAALKDGLERFPTGTYAIWYPQLSRPEARQLPEKLKHLPLKNWLNASLTVHTPSSDGFGMHGSGMFIINPPWTLQKTLTEIMPFLVQTLGQDAGACFTLEQETE; the protein is encoded by the coding sequence ATGCTGAGCTACCGCCACGCCTTCCACGCCGGCAACCACGCCGATGTGCTGAAACATCTGCTGCAGATCGAACTGAGCCGTTATCTGGGGCAGAAAGACAAACCCTTCTGGATCATTGACACGCATGCCGGCGCGGGGCTTTATTCTCTGGATTCGGACCATGCGGCCAAGCTGAAGGAATTTGAAACCGGCATAGGCAGGCTGTGGGGGCGTCAGGATTTACCGCCAGCCCTGGCCGGGTACGTGGATCTGGTGCGCGCCATCAACCCGGATGGCATGCTGCGTTTTTATCCCGGCTCCCCCTGGCTGGCGCTGCAAACCTTGCGCCCGCAGGACCGCTTGCGCCTGTTCGAGCTGCACAGCAGCGACAGCCGGATTTTGCAGGAAAATTTCAGCACCCAGGCCAAACGCGTAAGCATCACCGCCGCCAACGGCTTCGATGCGCTCAAGGCGCTGCTGCCTCCGCCGCCACGGCGCGCGCTGGTGCTGATCGATCCCTCCTACGAAACCCGCGACGACTACCCGAATGTCATCGCGGCGCTGAAGGACGGCCTGGAGCGTTTTCCCACTGGCACTTACGCGATCTGGTATCCGCAACTCTCCAGACCGGAGGCTCGTCAGCTGCCGGAAAAGCTCAAGCACCTGCCTCTAAAAAACTGGCTGAACGCTTCCCTGACCGTCCACACACCAAGTTCCGACGGCTTCGGCATGCATGGCAGCGGGATGTTCATCATCAATCCGCCATGGACTTTGCAGAAAACGCTGACGGAAATCATGCCTTTTCTGGTGCAGACACTGGGGCAGGATGCCGGGGCATGCTTCACCCTGGAGCAGGAAACGGAGTAA
- a CDS encoding TlpA disulfide reductase family protein, which produces MIGRILLVMLLTAMLALPAGAGTLDRELAKAAGMEAYPVPLKAAAFELPALTGEARAKAHYRGKVVLLNFWASWCPPCREEFPSLERLQQALGGKDFTVLAVSVRDSEDGIARFLGGRAPPFDVLLDTEGKTAQNYRAMGVPVTYLLDREGRMLAGKTGPQAWDSAEMQRLIRTAIEKAQ; this is translated from the coding sequence GTGATCGGCCGCATCCTTCTTGTCATGCTGCTGACGGCAATGCTGGCACTGCCGGCGGGGGCGGGCACGCTGGATCGGGAGTTGGCCAAGGCGGCGGGAATGGAAGCCTATCCGGTGCCGCTCAAGGCGGCGGCATTCGAGCTGCCCGCGCTGACAGGCGAAGCGCGCGCCAAGGCGCATTACCGGGGCAAGGTGGTGCTGCTCAACTTCTGGGCTAGCTGGTGTCCGCCCTGCCGCGAAGAGTTTCCCTCGCTGGAACGCCTGCAGCAGGCCCTGGGCGGCAAGGATTTCACCGTGCTGGCGGTGAGCGTGCGCGACAGCGAGGACGGCATCGCCCGCTTCCTTGGTGGCCGCGCGCCGCCCTTCGACGTGCTGCTCGACACCGAGGGCAAGACCGCGCAGAACTACCGCGCCATGGGCGTGCCGGTGACCTATCTGCTCGACCGCGAGGGGCGCATGCTGGCAGGCAAGACCGGGCCGCAAGCGTGGGATAGCGCGGAAATGCAGCGGTTGATCCGCACGGCGATCGAGAAAGCTCAATGA
- a CDS encoding sulfurtransferase encodes MRFIWLIAMCLPFAVQAANEPSFLVSTEQLAAELKTGKVRLLDTENGENFSRAHLPGAVNLYFMDLEDAEENAKTGQPIFPQLAASKFGALGLTREADLVVYDSGDGRGASAAWYILRYLGHDKVRVLDGGFRKWLKEGRAVTQETAKPAKAIYAAKPRTDWAVKTGSLPASGALLLDARGLAEFSGKDNGGARQGGHIPNARSFPWSQLSGDLATFKQAEAMKKALLDAGITPDKEIVTYCNGGLGRSTFLFAALTQLGYDKVRVYPGSWIEWASDPARPIER; translated from the coding sequence ATGCGTTTCATCTGGCTGATAGCAATGTGTCTACCGTTCGCCGTCCAGGCGGCAAACGAGCCGTCTTTCCTGGTTTCCACCGAACAGCTGGCGGCCGAGCTGAAGACCGGCAAGGTCCGCTTGCTCGACACCGAGAACGGCGAGAATTTCAGCCGCGCCCACCTCCCCGGCGCAGTCAACCTCTACTTCATGGATCTCGAGGACGCCGAGGAAAACGCCAAGACCGGCCAGCCGATCTTCCCGCAGTTGGCGGCTTCCAAGTTCGGCGCACTGGGGCTGACGCGCGAGGCCGACCTCGTGGTGTACGACAGCGGCGACGGGCGCGGCGCCTCGGCGGCGTGGTACATCCTGCGCTATCTCGGGCACGACAAGGTACGCGTCCTCGACGGCGGCTTCCGAAAGTGGCTCAAGGAGGGCCGCGCCGTAACCCAGGAAACGGCCAAGCCCGCCAAGGCGATTTACGCGGCCAAGCCGCGCACCGACTGGGCGGTGAAGACCGGCTCGCTGCCTGCGTCGGGCGCCCTGCTGCTGGACGCGCGCGGGCTGGCGGAGTTTTCCGGCAAGGATAACGGCGGCGCGCGCCAGGGCGGCCACATCCCGAACGCACGCAGCTTTCCCTGGAGCCAGTTGAGCGGCGACCTGGCGACCTTCAAGCAGGCCGAGGCGATGAAAAAAGCCCTGCTCGACGCCGGCATCACCCCGGACAAGGAAATCGTCACCTACTGCAACGGCGGCCTGGGACGCTCCACCTTCCTGTTCGCCGCACTCACCCAGCTCGGCTACGACAAGGTCAGGGTCTATCCCGGCTCGTGGATCGAGTGGGCCTCCGACCCGGCTCGGCCAATCGAGAGGTAG
- a CDS encoding putative toxin-antitoxin system toxin component, PIN family, with translation MRVVLDTNILFSALISPHGFPDAIYRAWRSARFEVVTSSMQLDEIRRASRYPKFQAVLQPAKVGAMMNNLQRAVVLDHLNLKEETDDPDDAFLLAMALAGDADYLVTGDRRAGLLQRGHIERTRIVTPAVFCAEVL, from the coding sequence ATGCGGGTCGTTCTGGACACCAACATTCTGTTCAGCGCACTGATCTCGCCGCATGGTTTCCCCGATGCAATCTATCGTGCCTGGCGTTCGGCACGCTTCGAAGTGGTGACATCGAGCATGCAGCTCGACGAGATTCGCCGGGCCAGCCGCTACCCCAAGTTTCAGGCCGTTTTGCAGCCCGCCAAAGTGGGCGCCATGATGAATAACCTGCAACGCGCCGTGGTTCTGGACCACCTAAACCTCAAGGAGGAAACCGATGATCCAGACGACGCGTTCCTGCTGGCCATGGCCCTGGCTGGCGATGCGGATTACCTGGTGACTGGCGATCGCCGTGCCGGCCTGCTGCAACGCGGACATATCGAACGCACCCGGATTGTCACGCCCGCCGTATTTTGCGCTGAAGTGCTGTAA
- a CDS encoding cation diffusion facilitator family transporter: MAGCCENKSCTLDAMRANHGRVLKIVLAINAVMFVVEALAGLAAHSTSLLADASDMLGDALVYGFSLYVLTRDESWQARAALLKGLFMLAFGLGVAAEAIYKTLHPILPHGETIGLIGLLALAANTWCFLLLYRHRADNLNMSSVWLCSRNDLFANGGVILAGIAVIYSQSRWPDILVGGIIAALFLKSAVSVLRQSITSLRSQSN, translated from the coding sequence ATGGCCGGCTGCTGCGAAAACAAGTCCTGCACGCTCGATGCCATGCGCGCCAATCACGGTCGAGTGCTGAAAATCGTGCTGGCAATCAACGCCGTCATGTTCGTGGTGGAAGCCCTGGCTGGTCTGGCTGCCCATTCCACCTCATTGCTGGCGGACGCTTCCGACATGCTGGGCGATGCCCTGGTGTATGGCTTCAGTCTCTATGTGCTGACCCGTGACGAAAGCTGGCAGGCCCGCGCCGCCTTGCTCAAGGGCCTGTTCATGCTGGCCTTTGGCTTGGGCGTGGCAGCAGAAGCGATCTACAAAACCCTGCACCCCATCCTGCCGCACGGCGAAACCATCGGCCTGATCGGCCTGCTTGCCCTGGCCGCCAACACCTGGTGTTTCCTGCTGCTCTACCGCCACCGCGCCGACAATCTCAACATGAGTTCGGTGTGGCTGTGTTCGCGCAACGACCTGTTCGCCAATGGCGGCGTGATTCTGGCGGGCATCGCGGTGATCTACAGCCAGTCGCGCTGGCCTGACATCCTCGTCGGTGGCATCATTGCAGCCCTGTTCCTGAAATCCGCCGTCAGCGTACTGCGGCAGTCCATCACCAGCCTTCGCAGCCAATCCAACTAG
- a CDS encoding PhnD/SsuA/transferrin family substrate-binding protein, giving the protein MKRFLSYLAIALVFPFSAQAAATPEAARDGLLFGINEGTAGQKDFGDLQSKYKALADYLAKTINQPVKLESSQNLKSSSSNLAKGRYALFFSKPANVTAKAIRDQKYQLVAMAKGEFTVKFIVNANSPLKKPEDIKGKRIALAKGTFMEKAGMAELRDRHLTPDESQIQAAKFQDAIEFIVEKGFADVGMVSPIVAKNWSAKGGRVLFESRKMPFWSLIAAPGMSKENVLKIQTALINLENSEDGKKLLEKLGVKGFVPGNQQDYLDLQDWVEKK; this is encoded by the coding sequence ATGAAACGCTTTTTGTCATATCTGGCCATTGCCCTGGTTTTCCCGTTCTCCGCCCAGGCCGCCGCCACACCCGAAGCGGCCAGGGATGGCCTGCTGTTCGGCATCAATGAAGGCACGGCCGGGCAAAAGGATTTCGGCGACTTGCAAAGCAAATACAAGGCGCTGGCTGATTATCTAGCCAAAACCATCAATCAGCCCGTCAAGCTGGAATCCTCGCAGAACCTGAAAAGCTCAAGCAGCAATCTGGCCAAGGGCCGCTATGCCCTGTTTTTCTCCAAGCCGGCCAACGTCACGGCCAAGGCCATACGCGATCAGAAATATCAACTGGTCGCCATGGCCAAGGGTGAATTCACGGTCAAATTCATTGTGAACGCCAATTCCCCCCTGAAAAAACCGGAGGACATCAAGGGCAAGCGTATCGCCTTGGCCAAGGGGACCTTCATGGAAAAGGCGGGCATGGCCGAGTTGCGCGACCGCCATTTGACTCCGGATGAAAGCCAGATCCAGGCCGCAAAATTCCAGGATGCGATCGAATTCATCGTGGAAAAAGGCTTTGCGGATGTCGGCATGGTTTCTCCCATCGTCGCCAAGAACTGGAGCGCCAAGGGCGGCAGGGTATTGTTCGAGAGCCGCAAGATGCCTTTCTGGTCGCTGATCGCGGCGCCCGGCATGAGCAAGGAGAATGTACTGAAAATCCAGACCGCGCTGATCAACCTGGAAAACTCGGAAGACGGCAAGAAACTACTGGAGAAACTGGGCGTGAAGGGCTTTGTGCCCGGCAACCAGCAAGATTATCTCGACCTGCAGGACTGGGTGGAAAAAAAGTAA
- a CDS encoding rhodanese-like domain-containing protein, whose amino-acid sequence MPILRNIFIAATLCAITSLPVMAADNPAVKALEEYFEFSEYGGATILPEQIPAEDWKKIHVIDTRDAEQFNKAHIPGAVNIDWRQVLGRRAELPTDRMVLLYCNAGTLSSQAGLALRVAGLDNVRILQGGFSEWKAKGGFDANRRAARRSGKK is encoded by the coding sequence ATGCCCATTCTGCGCAACATCTTCATCGCCGCCACCCTGTGCGCCATTACTTCCCTGCCCGTCATGGCCGCTGATAACCCCGCGGTGAAAGCGCTGGAAGAATATTTCGAATTTTCCGAATACGGCGGCGCGACCATCCTGCCGGAGCAGATCCCGGCGGAGGACTGGAAGAAAATCCACGTCATCGACACCCGCGATGCCGAGCAATTCAACAAGGCCCATATTCCCGGCGCGGTGAACATCGACTGGCGCCAGGTACTTGGACGCCGCGCCGAGCTGCCTACCGACAGGATGGTGCTGCTGTACTGCAATGCCGGCACGCTCTCCTCCCAGGCCGGGCTGGCGCTGCGAGTGGCCGGGCTGGACAACGTGCGCATCCTGCAGGGCGGATTCAGCGAGTGGAAGGCCAAGGGCGGTTTTGACGCCAACCGGCGCGCGGCACGGCGTTCTGGCAAGAAGTAA
- the ubiD gene encoding 4-hydroxy-3-polyprenylbenzoate decarboxylase, with the protein MKYHDLRDFIAQLEKQGELKRISAEVDPRLEMTEICDRVLRAEGPAILFENPKGHSIPVLANLFGTPKRVAMGMGEDSVEALREVGKLLAFLKEPEPPRGLKDAWDKLPIFKQVLNMAPKELSSAPCQEVVWEGKDVDLAKLPIQTCWPGDVAPLITWGLVITKGPYKKRQNLGIYRQQVIAPNKVIMRWLAHRGGALDLRDFQEAHPGQPFPIAVALGADPATILGAVTPVPDSLSEYQFAGLLRGSKTELVKCLGNDLQVPASAEIVLEGVIHPGEMAPEGPYGDHTGYYNEVAEFPVFTIERITLRKNPIYHSTYTGKPPDEPAILGVALNEVFVPLLQKQYPEITDFYLPPEGCSYRMAIVSIKKQYPGHAKRVLFGVWSFLRQFMYTKFIIVTDEDVNIRDWKEVIWAMTTRVDPARDTLLVENTPIDYLDFASPVSGLGSKMGMDATNKWPGETSREWGRPIVMDEAVKRRVDEMWRELGL; encoded by the coding sequence ATGAAATACCACGACCTGCGCGACTTTATCGCGCAACTGGAAAAGCAGGGCGAACTCAAGCGCATCAGCGCCGAAGTGGACCCTCGCCTGGAAATGACCGAAATCTGCGACCGCGTGCTGCGCGCCGAAGGACCGGCCATCCTGTTCGAGAATCCCAAGGGCCACAGCATCCCGGTGCTGGCCAACCTGTTCGGCACGCCGAAGCGGGTCGCCATGGGCATGGGGGAGGATTCGGTCGAAGCGCTACGCGAAGTCGGCAAGCTGCTGGCCTTCCTCAAGGAACCTGAACCGCCCAGGGGACTGAAAGACGCCTGGGACAAGCTGCCGATCTTCAAGCAGGTGCTCAACATGGCGCCGAAAGAGCTTTCCAGCGCACCCTGCCAGGAGGTGGTGTGGGAAGGCAAAGACGTCGATCTCGCCAAGCTGCCGATCCAGACCTGCTGGCCGGGCGACGTGGCGCCGCTCATCACCTGGGGGCTGGTGATTACCAAGGGACCATACAAGAAACGCCAGAACCTGGGCATCTACCGCCAGCAGGTGATCGCCCCCAACAAGGTCATCATGCGCTGGCTCGCCCATCGCGGCGGAGCGCTGGATTTGCGCGACTTCCAGGAAGCCCATCCGGGACAGCCCTTCCCCATCGCCGTTGCGCTCGGCGCCGACCCGGCCACGATACTCGGCGCGGTGACGCCGGTGCCGGATTCATTGAGCGAATACCAGTTTGCCGGCCTGCTGCGCGGCTCGAAAACCGAGCTGGTGAAATGCCTGGGCAATGACCTGCAAGTGCCCGCTTCGGCCGAGATCGTGCTCGAAGGCGTGATCCACCCTGGCGAAATGGCCCCGGAAGGCCCCTACGGCGATCACACCGGCTACTACAACGAAGTCGCCGAGTTCCCGGTGTTCACCATCGAGCGCATCACCCTGCGCAAGAACCCGATCTACCACAGCACCTACACCGGCAAGCCACCGGACGAGCCGGCCATCCTCGGCGTGGCGCTGAACGAAGTGTTCGTGCCTTTGCTGCAGAAGCAGTACCCGGAAATCACCGACTTCTACCTGCCGCCCGAAGGCTGCTCCTACCGCATGGCCATCGTCAGCATCAAGAAACAGTACCCTGGCCACGCCAAGCGCGTGCTGTTCGGGGTGTGGAGCTTCCTGCGCCAGTTCATGTACACCAAGTTCATCATCGTCACCGACGAGGACGTCAACATCCGCGACTGGAAGGAAGTGATCTGGGCCATGACCACCCGCGTCGATCCGGCGCGCGATACGCTGCTGGTGGAAAACACCCCCATCGACTACCTCGACTTCGCCAGCCCGGTCTCCGGCCTGGGCTCGAAAATGGGTATGGACGCGACCAACAAGTGGCCGGGTGAAACCAGCCGTGAATGGGGCCGGCCCATCGTCATGGATGAAGCGGTGAAGCGCCGGGTGGACGAGATGTGGCGGGAGCTGGGGCTGTGA
- a CDS encoding nucleotidyltransferase family protein, whose protein sequence is MSQPKISLPQDQLSRFCRQWKIAEFALFGSVLRDDFRPDSDIDVLVTFLPDASWSLFDHVEMRDELAAMLGRKVDLLTRNAVEQSRNQIRRRAILESAEVIHAAA, encoded by the coding sequence ATGTCCCAGCCGAAAATCTCCCTGCCTCAGGACCAGCTTTCCCGCTTCTGCCGCCAGTGGAAAATCGCTGAATTCGCCCTGTTCGGCTCGGTGCTGCGCGATGATTTCCGGCCCGACAGTGACATTGACGTGCTGGTGACTTTTTTGCCCGATGCAAGCTGGAGTCTGTTCGATCACGTGGAAATGCGCGACGAACTGGCCGCCATGCTGGGGCGCAAGGTGGATTTGCTGACCCGCAATGCGGTCGAGCAAAGCCGCAATCAAATTCGCCGGCGCGCCATTCTGGAATCGGCCGAGGTCATTCATGCCGCAGCGTGA
- a CDS encoding chorismate lyase codes for MRHLPLFWQPRPPVMHCPYRPWLIDRGSLTHRIQTRCNAFSVRGLRLVLGKPGRDEAASVNLNPRKFALLREVHLYCGETPVVFAHSVIPRAGLRGPWQSLSKLGNKPLGATLFSNPKVRREPLQFKKLNRRHELYRRACRILDKRPAHLWARRSVFVLQRHPILVTEVFLPGILDLSP; via the coding sequence ATGCGCCACCTGCCCCTGTTCTGGCAACCCCGTCCGCCTGTCATGCATTGCCCGTACCGCCCCTGGCTGATTGACCGGGGTTCGCTGACGCACCGTATCCAGACGCGCTGCAACGCGTTCAGCGTGCGCGGATTGCGCCTCGTGCTGGGCAAGCCCGGCCGGGATGAAGCGGCCTCGGTCAACCTCAATCCACGCAAATTCGCCCTGCTGCGCGAAGTGCACCTGTACTGCGGCGAGACGCCGGTGGTTTTCGCGCACAGCGTCATCCCTCGCGCCGGGTTGCGCGGCCCATGGCAATCGCTCAGCAAACTGGGCAACAAGCCGCTGGGCGCCACGCTGTTCAGCAACCCGAAAGTCCGGCGCGAGCCCCTGCAATTCAAGAAACTCAACCGGCGCCACGAGCTATACCGCCGCGCTTGCCGCATTCTGGACAAGCGCCCGGCGCACCTCTGGGCACGACGCTCGGTCTTTGTGCTGCAGCGTCACCCGATCCTGGTGACCGAGGTGTTTCTGCCCGGAATACTGGATCTGTCTCCATGA
- a CDS encoding DUF86 domain-containing protein, translating into MPQRDAAHLDDILKASELILSFLEGVDQGTFHRDLKTQSAVIRQFEIVGEATKRVSPEFKITHPGIPWRKMAGMRDILIHAYDTVDVNEIWFAASRDIPELIALLRQLPPFESTTQ; encoded by the coding sequence ATGCCGCAGCGTGATGCCGCCCACCTGGATGACATCCTGAAAGCCTCCGAGCTTATTCTGTCTTTTCTCGAAGGTGTTGATCAGGGCACATTTCACCGCGACCTGAAAACACAGTCTGCCGTGATTCGCCAGTTTGAAATTGTCGGCGAAGCCACAAAACGGGTTTCCCCGGAATTCAAGATCACCCATCCCGGCATTCCCTGGCGAAAGATGGCAGGTATGCGCGACATTCTGATTCATGCCTACGATACCGTGGATGTGAATGAAATCTGGTTTGCCGCAAGCCGCGACATTCCGGAACTTATCGCGCTCTTGCGCCAACTTCCTCCATTCGAAAGCACCACCCAATGA
- a CDS encoding cytochrome c, with amino-acid sequence MRHLLLPFALLLAALPAQAQPPAPPQDTRQLVDMPDLPRSLMRADMQDHLMALNEIIGYLAENKLAAAAETAEQRMGQSSMGKHAYIARGQGPGRFMPSTMQQMGWNMHDAATEFAKVAKSGNKAKTMAALQQVTSSCVACHMSFRTR; translated from the coding sequence ATGCGCCATCTTCTGCTTCCCTTCGCTCTCCTTCTGGCCGCCTTGCCAGCCCAGGCGCAACCGCCCGCGCCGCCACAGGACACCCGCCAACTGGTCGACATGCCGGATCTGCCGCGCAGCCTGATGCGCGCCGATATGCAGGACCATCTGATGGCACTGAATGAAATCATCGGCTACCTGGCAGAAAACAAGCTTGCCGCCGCAGCCGAAACCGCCGAACAACGCATGGGCCAGAGCTCCATGGGCAAGCACGCCTACATCGCGCGCGGCCAGGGGCCGGGCCGCTTCATGCCAAGCACCATGCAGCAGATGGGCTGGAACATGCACGACGCCGCGACAGAGTTCGCCAAGGTGGCGAAGAGCGGCAATAAGGCCAAGACCATGGCAGCACTGCAACAGGTGACTTCGAGCTGCGTGGCCTGCCATATGTCGTTCCGCACCCGTTAA
- the ubiA gene encoding 4-hydroxybenzoate octaprenyltransferase, with product MHLKQKLDLYERLMRIDKPIGILLLAWPTLWALWISSAGQPNWIILWIFMLGTVLMRSAGCVINDYADRNFDPHVERTRNRPMAAGLVSKKEALTLFAALIICALLLILSLNKLTIMLSVVAFFLAASYPFTKRFFAIPQAYLGVAFGFGIPMAFAAQTGTVPLFAWLMLLANIFWAVAYDTEYAMVDREDDLKIGIRTSAITFGQFDVLAVLICYGMTLAILAGVGAALKLGLYYYLGLAVALGIAAYHYTLIRGRERDKCFKAFIHNNWFGAAIFGGILLNYWQATRFIVQQAF from the coding sequence ATGCACTTGAAACAAAAGCTCGATCTCTATGAACGGCTGATGCGGATCGACAAGCCCATCGGCATCCTGCTGCTGGCATGGCCGACATTGTGGGCGCTATGGATTTCCTCCGCCGGACAGCCAAACTGGATCATCCTGTGGATTTTCATGCTCGGCACGGTATTGATGAGATCGGCGGGCTGCGTCATCAACGACTACGCCGACCGCAATTTCGACCCGCACGTCGAGCGCACCCGCAACCGCCCCATGGCCGCCGGGCTGGTGAGCAAGAAAGAAGCATTGACACTATTTGCCGCGCTCATTATTTGCGCCTTGCTGCTGATTCTGAGCCTCAACAAACTGACCATCATGCTGTCCGTCGTCGCATTCTTCCTGGCTGCCAGCTACCCTTTCACCAAGCGCTTCTTCGCCATTCCACAGGCCTATCTCGGCGTCGCTTTCGGCTTCGGCATCCCCATGGCATTTGCAGCGCAAACCGGCACCGTTCCGCTCTTCGCCTGGCTCATGCTGCTGGCCAATATTTTCTGGGCTGTTGCCTACGATACCGAATACGCCATGGTGGATCGCGAGGACGACCTCAAGATCGGCATCCGCACCTCCGCCATCACTTTCGGACAATTCGACGTGCTGGCAGTTCTGATCTGCTACGGCATGACCCTAGCCATCCTCGCCGGGGTCGGCGCGGCGCTCAAGCTCGGGCTGTATTATTATCTCGGGCTCGCCGTGGCACTCGGCATCGCCGCTTACCACTACACCCTGATCAGGGGCCGGGAGCGGGACAAGTGTTTCAAGGCCTTCATCCACAACAACTGGTTCGGCGCGGCGATCTTTGGCGGCATCCTGTTGAACTACTGGCAGGCGACCAGGTTTATCGTCCAGCAAGCATTCTGA